A genomic stretch from Bosea sp. F3-2 includes:
- a CDS encoding acetolactate synthase 3 large subunit gives MSEMMTGAEMVVRALQDQGVEHLFGYPGGAVLPIYDAIFQQDKVKHVLVRHEQGAVHAAEGYARSGAGKVGCVLVTSGPGATNAVTGLTDALLDSIPLVVITGQVPTHLIGSDAFQECDTVGITRSCTKHNYLVKSIHDLPRVLHEAFYVAANGRPGPVVIDIPKDIQFATGTYSRPRDNQHKTYRPVVKGDLAKIKAAVELLASAKKPILYTGGGVINSGPHASALLRELARLTGHPVTSTLMGLGAFPAADKQWLGMLGMHGTYEANLAMHDCDVMVAIGARFDDRITGRIDGFSPRSKKIHIDIDPSSINKTVKVDIGIVGDCAHVLEDMVRIWRETGAQVDKTALAAWWTQIEGWRGRKSLAYKRSDTIIKPQHAIERLYELTKDRDPFITTEVGQHQMWAAQHFHFQEPNRWMTSGGLGTMGYGLPAAIGVQMKHPKALVIDIAGEASILMNMQEMSTAVQYRLPVKIFILNNEYMGMVRQWQELLHGGRYSESYSQSLPDFVKLAEAYGGHGIRCDDPAKLDDAIMEMIETPKPVIFDCIVAKEENCFPMIPSGKAHNEMILPDFEGDTGQIIDAKGKQLV, from the coding sequence ATGAGCGAGATGATGACCGGCGCCGAGATGGTCGTCCGCGCGCTTCAGGACCAGGGTGTCGAGCACCTGTTCGGTTATCCGGGCGGCGCCGTACTCCCGATCTACGACGCCATCTTCCAGCAGGACAAGGTCAAGCACGTGCTCGTCCGCCACGAGCAGGGCGCGGTCCATGCCGCGGAGGGCTATGCCCGCTCCGGTGCCGGCAAGGTCGGCTGCGTGCTCGTCACCTCCGGCCCAGGCGCGACCAACGCCGTCACCGGCCTGACCGACGCGCTGCTCGACTCGATCCCGCTCGTCGTCATCACCGGGCAGGTGCCGACGCATCTGATCGGGTCCGACGCCTTCCAGGAATGCGACACGGTCGGCATCACCCGCTCCTGCACCAAGCACAACTATCTGGTGAAGAGCATCCACGACCTGCCGCGCGTCCTGCACGAGGCCTTCTATGTCGCCGCCAACGGCCGCCCCGGCCCGGTCGTCATCGACATTCCGAAGGACATCCAGTTCGCGACCGGCACCTATAGCCGCCCGCGCGACAACCAGCACAAGACCTACCGCCCGGTGGTCAAGGGCGACCTCGCCAAGATCAAGGCGGCGGTCGAGCTGCTCGCCAGCGCGAAGAAGCCGATCCTCTATACCGGCGGCGGCGTCATCAATTCCGGCCCGCATGCCTCGGCGCTGCTGCGCGAGCTGGCGCGGCTGACGGGCCATCCCGTCACCTCGACGCTGATGGGGCTCGGCGCTTTCCCGGCTGCGGACAAGCAGTGGCTCGGCATGCTCGGCATGCACGGCACCTACGAGGCCAATCTCGCCATGCACGATTGCGACGTGATGGTCGCGATCGGCGCGCGCTTCGACGACCGCATCACCGGGCGGATCGATGGCTTTTCGCCGCGCTCGAAGAAGATCCACATCGACATCGATCCGTCCTCGATCAACAAGACGGTCAAGGTCGATATCGGCATCGTCGGCGACTGCGCCCATGTGCTCGAGGACATGGTCCGGATCTGGCGCGAGACCGGCGCGCAGGTCGACAAGACCGCGCTTGCCGCCTGGTGGACGCAGATCGAGGGTTGGCGCGGCCGCAAGAGCCTCGCCTACAAGCGCTCGGACACAATCATCAAGCCGCAACACGCCATCGAGCGGCTCTATGAGCTGACCAAGGATCGCGATCCGTTCATCACGACCGAGGTCGGCCAGCACCAGATGTGGGCGGCGCAGCACTTCCACTTCCAGGAGCCGAACCGCTGGATGACCTCCGGCGGGCTGGGCACCATGGGCTACGGCCTGCCGGCGGCGATCGGCGTGCAGATGAAACACCCGAAGGCGCTGGTCATCGACATTGCGGGCGAGGCCTCGATCCTGATGAACATGCAGGAGATGTCGACGGCGGTGCAGTACCGGCTGCCGGTGAAGATCTTCATCCTCAACAACGAGTACATGGGCATGGTGCGCCAGTGGCAGGAGCTGCTGCATGGCGGGCGCTACTCGGAGAGCTATTCGCAGTCCCTGCCGGACTTCGTGAAGCTCGCCGAGGCCTATGGCGGCCATGGCATCCGCTGCGACGACCCGGCCAAGCTCGACGACGCGATCATGGAGATGATCGAGACGCCGAAGCCGGTGATCTTCGACTGCATCGTCGCGAAGGAGGAGAACTGCTTCCCGATGATCCCGTCGGGCAAGGCGCATAATGAGATGATCCTGCCCGATTTCGAAGGCGATACCGGCCAGATCATCGACGCCAAGGGCAAGCAGCTCGTCTGA
- the serB gene encoding phosphoserine phosphatase SerB → MLVATLVSAHGQALVGEALLARLISTVPGAVRTAVLDGAVAADLFAEAADMRKLEADIRAALEGEAIDVIVQPAATRRKALFLADMDSTMIGQECIDELAAVVGLKEHVAAITERAMRGEIDFEPALRERVALLKGVPLSVVDEIIRDRITLTPGGRELVRTMRANGAYTALVSGGFTVFTGPISTTIGFDEHRSNTLLADDGILRGEVADPILGKQAKLDALIELRARFGLAPEATLAVGDGANDLAMLGEAGLGAAFRAKPAVAAAADARLDHADLTALLYAQGYAGSEIVRV, encoded by the coding sequence ATGCTCGTCGCCACACTCGTATCCGCCCACGGCCAGGCGCTGGTCGGCGAAGCTCTGCTGGCCCGCCTCATCAGCACCGTTCCGGGGGCTGTCCGCACCGCCGTGCTCGACGGCGCAGTCGCCGCCGACCTCTTCGCGGAAGCGGCCGATATGCGCAAGCTCGAAGCCGATATCCGCGCCGCGCTGGAAGGCGAGGCGATCGACGTCATCGTCCAGCCGGCAGCGACGCGCCGCAAGGCGCTGTTCCTCGCCGACATGGATTCGACCATGATCGGCCAGGAATGCATCGACGAGCTCGCCGCCGTCGTCGGGCTGAAGGAGCACGTCGCCGCGATCACCGAACGGGCGATGCGCGGCGAGATCGATTTCGAACCGGCGCTGCGCGAGCGCGTCGCACTGCTCAAGGGCGTGCCGCTCTCGGTCGTCGACGAGATCATCCGCGACCGCATCACGCTGACGCCGGGCGGGCGCGAACTCGTTCGCACCATGCGCGCCAACGGCGCCTATACCGCCCTCGTATCAGGCGGCTTCACCGTCTTTACCGGCCCGATCAGCACGACGATCGGCTTCGACGAGCACCGCTCCAACACGCTGCTGGCCGATGACGGCATCCTGCGCGGTGAGGTCGCCGATCCGATACTCGGCAAGCAGGCCAAGCTCGACGCCCTCATCGAGCTGCGCGCGCGCTTCGGTCTGGCGCCTGAAGCGACACTTGCCGTCGGCGATGGCGCCAACGACCTCGCCATGCTCGGCGAAGCGGGGCTCGGCGCAGCTTTCCGTGCCAAGCCGGCTGTGGCCGCGGCCGCCGACGCCCGCCTCGACCACGCCGACCTCACCGCCCTGCTCTACGCTCAGGGCTATGCCGGCAGCGAGATCGTCCGCGTCTGA
- a CDS encoding DedA family protein, translated as MADIEQAMKALVEFMQANQQWAIPIVFAVAFAECVAILSWLVPATVFFTTFGAVAGASGLNLVPLALAASLGAGAGFWVSYWAGLILGPRVHDYWPFTKNPELLDRGHAFFEKWGIASILIGHFFGPLRAVIAIVAGIVAMPFWAFQLANWAASFAWGFGLLYGVGRVSEFFAR; from the coding sequence ATGGCCGACATCGAACAAGCCATGAAGGCGCTCGTCGAATTCATGCAGGCCAATCAGCAATGGGCGATACCGATCGTCTTCGCGGTCGCCTTCGCCGAATGCGTCGCGATTCTGTCCTGGCTCGTACCGGCCACGGTGTTCTTCACCACCTTCGGCGCCGTCGCAGGAGCCTCGGGCCTCAACCTCGTGCCGCTGGCGCTGGCGGCTTCGCTCGGCGCCGGTGCCGGCTTCTGGGTGTCCTACTGGGCGGGGCTCATCCTCGGCCCGCGCGTCCACGACTACTGGCCCTTCACCAAGAACCCTGAGTTGCTGGACCGCGGTCACGCCTTCTTCGAGAAGTGGGGTATCGCCAGCATCCTGATCGGTCACTTCTTCGGACCGCTGCGGGCGGTGATCGCGATCGTTGCCGGCATCGTCGCCATGCCGTTCTGGGCGTTCCAGCTCGCGAACTGGGCCGCCTCCTTCGCCTGGGGCTTCGGGCTGCTTTATGGCGTCGGCCGCGTGAGCGAGTTTTTCGCGCGCTGA
- a CDS encoding DUF655 domain-containing protein has product MTMSRFLIPLVALAAMGGQAFAQTATQPAPSAKPTAPATAPAAPATQAAPATKPATPAAAQPAATQTKKININTATAAELDTLKGIGEARAKKIIEERSKAKFKDFADLVKRGTLPSNVEADIKDKVTF; this is encoded by the coding sequence ATGACGATGTCTCGTTTCCTCATCCCCCTCGTCGCGCTTGCCGCCATGGGCGGCCAGGCTTTCGCCCAGACTGCGACGCAGCCAGCCCCCAGCGCAAAGCCGACCGCACCTGCCACCGCGCCCGCAGCCCCGGCAACGCAGGCGGCACCCGCAACCAAGCCGGCGACGCCCGCCGCCGCCCAGCCCGCAGCCACCCAGACCAAGAAGATCAACATCAACACGGCCACCGCCGCCGAGCTCGATACCCTCAAGGGCATCGGCGAGGCCCGTGCCAAGAAGATCATCGAGGAGCGCAGCAAGGCGAAGTTCAAGGATTTCGCCGATCTGGTGAAACGCGGAACCCTGCCCTCGAACGTCGAGGCCGACATCAAGGACAAGGTTACCTTCTGA
- a CDS encoding GGDEF domain-containing protein has protein sequence MYYEVHSENIAARSHAPQIAKILRRFVSHGREGAPVAYEEFAAEVLPLFGEDLMILEPTGDSDYRWLHFGREIVRYSGATRLGQRVSGMRPQVARFTICSLDQALAEDRPLYTVHRSSGTVRVALWERLLLPTIAQDGRRFVVAFSRPLQFREDLLNAVLETSPSGIVALRAIRDDLGGIEQVVIVTANQRAADLSGRPDTDLLDTDGRESLPFLSDPSIWQRCVHAMNLQRSDMLETSFTQQGRTLWLRIAIAPLGDGLLLTLTDITDLTVANQTLQLRAATLALEIGRERATRRALSEEIGQREERERELRRLAETDPLTALLNRRSFTEKANAAIAASEADDTDVALIIVDLDHFKQVNDSYGHPAGDAVIRAFADLLLGQFRNEHNLVGRFGGEEFGILLKDCDLGSAAASARQIQDALLTRAMPVSETLALHVTASLGIAARYPGETLASLTARADQALYRAKNEGRNRLGIAAPPEAIAAAA, from the coding sequence ATGTACTACGAAGTCCACAGCGAGAATATCGCGGCACGCAGCCATGCGCCGCAGATCGCCAAGATCCTGCGCCGGTTCGTTTCGCACGGCCGCGAGGGCGCCCCGGTCGCCTATGAGGAGTTTGCGGCGGAGGTCCTGCCCCTCTTCGGCGAGGATCTGATGATCCTGGAGCCCACGGGCGACAGCGACTACCGCTGGCTGCATTTCGGGCGCGAGATCGTGCGCTATTCCGGCGCCACCCGCCTGGGACAGCGCGTCTCGGGCATGCGCCCGCAGGTCGCCCGCTTCACCATCTGCAGCCTCGACCAGGCTTTGGCCGAGGACCGCCCGCTCTACACCGTGCACCGCTCGAGTGGCACTGTGCGCGTGGCGCTCTGGGAGCGGCTGCTGCTGCCAACGATCGCGCAGGACGGGCGCCGCTTCGTCGTCGCTTTCAGCCGGCCACTGCAATTCCGCGAGGACCTGCTCAACGCCGTCCTCGAGACCTCGCCGAGCGGGATCGTGGCGCTGCGCGCCATCCGCGACGACCTCGGTGGCATCGAGCAGGTCGTCATCGTCACGGCCAACCAGCGAGCGGCCGATCTCAGCGGACGCCCGGACACCGATCTCCTCGACACCGACGGCCGCGAGAGCCTGCCCTTCCTCTCCGACCCGTCGATCTGGCAGCGCTGCGTCCATGCGATGAACCTGCAGCGCTCCGACATGCTGGAGACCTCCTTCACCCAGCAGGGCAGGACCCTCTGGCTGCGCATCGCGATCGCGCCGCTGGGCGACGGCCTGCTGCTGACCCTGACCGATATCACCGACCTCACCGTCGCCAATCAGACGCTGCAGCTGCGCGCCGCCACGCTCGCACTCGAGATCGGCCGCGAGCGGGCGACGCGGCGCGCGCTCTCCGAGGAGATCGGCCAGCGCGAGGAACGCGAGCGCGAACTCAGGCGCCTGGCCGAGACCGATCCGCTCACGGCGCTGCTCAATCGCCGCTCCTTCACCGAGAAGGCCAATGCCGCCATCGCAGCGAGCGAGGCGGACGACACCGATGTCGCGCTCATCATCGTCGATCTCGATCATTTCAAGCAGGTCAACGACAGCTATGGCCATCCGGCCGGCGATGCCGTGATCCGCGCCTTCGCCGATCTGCTGCTCGGGCAGTTCCGCAACGAGCACAATCTCGTCGGACGGTTCGGCGGCGAGGAGTTCGGAATCCTGCTGAAGGATTGCGACCTTGGCTCCGCCGCGGCAAGCGCCCGCCAGATCCAGGACGCCCTGCTGACCCGCGCCATGCCGGTTTCCGAGACGCTGGCGCTGCATGTCACCGCAAGCCTCGGCATCGCCGCGCGCTATCCCGGCGAAACGCTCGCCTCCCTGACGGCGCGTGCGGACCAGGCGCTCTATCGGGCCAAGAATGAAGGCCGCAACCGCCTCGGCATCGCCGCCCCGCCCGAGGCCATCGCCGCCGCCGCCTGA
- a CDS encoding aspartate/glutamate racemase family protein, which produces MATIGLIGGMSWESTAVYYRLLNEGVRARAGGLHSADVLLHSLDFADIAEMQAQGDWAAAGAALADSARRLERAGASCLVLCTNTMHKVADQIIGATKLPFLHLADVTARAIRAAGARRPLLLATRFTMEQSFYRDRLRAFGVEALVPQPQERDEVHRIIYEELCRGRVEPVSRERYRAIVERAVREEGADGVILGCTEIMLLVSQADFPVPVFDTTALHVAAALDFVGEVESVAA; this is translated from the coding sequence ATGGCCACCATCGGTCTGATCGGCGGAATGAGCTGGGAGTCGACCGCGGTCTATTACCGGCTCCTCAACGAGGGCGTGCGCGCCCGTGCGGGCGGGCTGCACTCGGCCGATGTCTTGCTGCATTCGCTCGACTTCGCTGATATCGCCGAGATGCAGGCGCAGGGTGACTGGGCGGCGGCGGGCGCGGCGCTGGCCGATAGCGCCCGCCGGCTGGAGCGCGCCGGCGCCTCCTGCCTCGTGCTCTGCACCAACACGATGCACAAGGTGGCCGACCAGATCATCGGCGCGACCAAATTGCCCTTCCTGCATCTGGCCGATGTGACGGCGCGGGCGATCCGGGCTGCCGGCGCACGCCGTCCGCTGCTACTAGCGACGCGCTTCACCATGGAGCAGAGCTTCTATCGCGACCGGTTGAGGGCCTTCGGCGTCGAGGCGCTGGTGCCGCAGCCGCAGGAGCGCGACGAGGTTCACCGCATCATCTATGAAGAGCTGTGCCGTGGTCGCGTCGAGCCGGTCTCGCGCGAGCGCTACCGCGCGATCGTCGAGCGTGCCGTGCGGGAAGAGGGCGCCGACGGCGTGATCCTCGGCTGCACGGAGATCATGCTCCTGGTCTCGCAGGCGGATTTTCCGGTTCCGGTCTTCGATACCACCGCGCTCCATGTCGCGGCGGCGCTTGATTTCGTCGGCGAAGTGGAGAGCGTGGCTGCATGA
- a CDS encoding DHCW motif cupin fold protein, whose protein sequence is MKISEIPFVTTDWSTIPPERHAGDSGEATWRVQYFGPEENRIRVRMVEYSPGYVADHWCSKGHIILCLEGEMETTLADGRVMPLKAGMSYQVADGAEAHRSATKTGAKLFIVD, encoded by the coding sequence ATGAAAATCAGCGAGATTCCCTTCGTCACCACCGACTGGTCGACGATTCCACCCGAGCGCCATGCCGGGGACAGCGGCGAAGCGACCTGGCGCGTCCAGTATTTCGGACCGGAGGAGAACCGCATCCGCGTCCGCATGGTCGAGTATTCACCCGGCTACGTCGCTGATCACTGGTGTTCCAAGGGCCACATCATCCTGTGCCTGGAGGGCGAGATGGAGACGACACTCGCTGACGGGCGCGTGATGCCGCTCAAAGCGGGTATGAGCTATCAAGTCGCGGATGGCGCCGAAGCGCACCGCTCCGCGACCAAAACCGGCGCGAAGCTCTTCATCGTCGACTGA
- the ilvN gene encoding acetolactate synthase small subunit: MSKPATHYPNAPKSQPVARHTLAVIVDNEPGVLARIAGLFSGRGYNIESLTVSETEHEKHLSRITVVTSGTASVIDQIKAHLDRLVPVHRVVDLTEQGEALERELALVKVVGKGEHRVEAMRLASAFGARTLDASLTSFVFELTGSTEEIERFIKLMTVVGLTEVSRTGIAAMSRGPEAM; this comes from the coding sequence ATGTCGAAGCCCGCCACCCATTATCCGAATGCTCCGAAGTCCCAGCCGGTCGCGCGCCACACTTTGGCGGTGATCGTCGACAACGAACCGGGCGTTCTTGCCCGCATCGCCGGGCTGTTCTCGGGGCGCGGCTACAATATCGAGAGCCTCACCGTCTCCGAGACCGAGCATGAGAAGCATCTCTCGCGCATCACGGTCGTGACCTCCGGTACCGCCAGCGTCATCGACCAGATCAAGGCGCATCTCGACCGGCTCGTCCCGGTCCATCGCGTCGTCGACCTGACCGAGCAGGGCGAGGCGCTGGAGCGCGAGCTGGCGCTGGTCAAGGTCGTCGGCAAGGGCGAGCACCGCGTCGAGGCGATGCGGCTGGCCTCCGCCTTCGGCGCGCGCACGCTCGATGCTTCGCTCACCTCCTTCGTCTTCGAGCTGACAGGCTCGACCGAGGAGATCGAGCGCTTCATCAAGCTGATGACCGTGGTGGGGCTGACCGAGGTCTCGCGCACCGGCATCGCCGCGATGAGCCGCGGCCCCGAGGCGATGTGA
- a CDS encoding TetR/AcrR family transcriptional regulator C-terminal domain-containing protein — MQAQAETQGEALTVRQQAVLDAVLSLMVEKGSGLTMTAVARRASCSKETLYKWFGDRDGLLTATVQWQASKVRAGNYDRQNLDAGTLRESLKGFAANWLEVIVSPTSIALNRVAVSQAASRDGNLGSIVLANGRFAIGERLKPVLDAGRQAGLIAFDDTETAFRTFFGLAGRDVQIRLLLGDTLTLSRAEIARDAERATEQFLTLYGTGWNASGRDKTNA; from the coding sequence ATGCAGGCTCAGGCAGAGACGCAAGGCGAGGCGCTGACCGTGCGCCAGCAGGCCGTGCTCGACGCCGTGCTCAGCCTGATGGTCGAGAAGGGCAGTGGCCTCACCATGACCGCCGTGGCGCGGCGCGCCAGCTGCTCCAAGGAAACGCTCTACAAGTGGTTCGGCGACCGCGATGGTTTGCTGACTGCGACGGTGCAATGGCAGGCCTCGAAGGTGAGGGCCGGCAATTACGACCGGCAGAATCTCGACGCCGGCACCCTGCGCGAGAGCCTGAAGGGCTTCGCTGCGAACTGGCTCGAAGTGATCGTGAGCCCGACCTCGATCGCGCTCAATCGCGTCGCCGTCAGCCAGGCGGCGTCCCGCGACGGCAATCTCGGCTCGATCGTGCTGGCCAATGGCCGTTTCGCCATCGGCGAGCGCCTGAAGCCGGTGCTCGATGCCGGCCGCCAAGCGGGCCTCATCGCCTTCGACGATACCGAGACGGCCTTCCGTACCTTCTTCGGCCTCGCGGGCCGCGACGTCCAGATCCGGCTCCTGCTCGGCGATACGCTGACCTTGAGCAGGGCCGAAATCGCGCGCGATGCAGAGCGCGCGACCGAACAGTTCCTCACCCTCTACGGCACGGGGTGGAATGCCTCGGGCCGGGACAAAACCAACGCGTGA
- a CDS encoding DUF924 family protein yields MPLPSAADIVTFWREAGPEKWFARNEAFDAEIIRRFQPVHEAAAAGKLSAWEATPEGVYALLILLDQFPRNMFRNSPRAFATDAQALAVAERAIGRGFDDAYEAPEKRFFYMPFMHSEELAHQERCIALCAAAEDAEGVKYAEIHRDIIRDFGRFPHRNPVLGRDTTAPERAFLDEGGFSG; encoded by the coding sequence ATGCCCCTGCCCAGCGCCGCTGACATTGTCACCTTCTGGCGCGAGGCCGGCCCCGAGAAATGGTTCGCCAGGAACGAGGCCTTCGATGCGGAGATCATCCGGCGCTTCCAGCCGGTCCATGAAGCCGCGGCAGCCGGCAAGCTCAGCGCTTGGGAGGCGACGCCGGAGGGCGTCTATGCACTGCTGATCCTGCTCGACCAGTTCCCGCGCAACATGTTCCGAAACAGCCCGCGCGCCTTCGCAACCGATGCGCAGGCGCTCGCCGTGGCGGAGCGCGCGATTGGGCGCGGCTTCGACGATGCCTACGAGGCGCCCGAGAAGCGCTTCTTCTACATGCCCTTCATGCACTCGGAGGAGCTGGCTCATCAGGAGCGCTGCATCGCGCTCTGCGCCGCGGCCGAGGACGCCGAAGGCGTGAAATACGCCGAGATCCACCGCGACATCATCCGCGATTTCGGCCGCTTCCCGCATCGCAACCCGGTGTTGGGACGCGACACCACAGCGCCGGAGAGAGCTTTCCTCGACGAGGGTGGCTTCAGCGGCTGA
- the miaA gene encoding tRNA (adenosine(37)-N6)-dimethylallyltransferase MiaA: MGQAEGQVRAVLIAGPTASGKSALAIEIARRTGGTVVNADSMQVYADLRILTARPSEAEEAMVPHRLYGHVDGGVNYSAMRYADDLAKLLEDLQGQGSLPILVGGTGLYFKAVTEGFSAMPAVPESVRSAFRNHAEGLDTAALHAELAACDPLMAERLRPTDRMRIMRALEIFRATGRSLASFQGEREPGPLGEGGLLRLFIYPEREAVRQQIDRRFETMIAAGALDEVARLKARGLDPLLPIMRAHGVPGLIAHLDGEITLEEAIQRGQADTRAYAKRQVTWFRHQMAGWRAVAPAEALAVASEELAI; the protein is encoded by the coding sequence GTGGGGCAGGCGGAAGGACAGGTCAGGGCGGTGCTCATCGCAGGTCCGACCGCCAGCGGCAAGTCCGCGCTGGCGATCGAGATCGCGCGCCGCACCGGTGGCACCGTCGTCAACGCCGATTCCATGCAGGTCTATGCCGATCTGCGCATCCTGACGGCGCGGCCGAGCGAGGCGGAGGAGGCGATGGTGCCGCATCGCCTCTACGGACATGTCGACGGCGGCGTCAACTATTCGGCGATGCGCTACGCTGACGATCTGGCGAAGCTGCTGGAGGATTTGCAGGGGCAGGGCTCGCTACCGATCCTGGTCGGCGGCACGGGGCTCTATTTCAAGGCGGTGACCGAGGGGTTCTCGGCGATGCCGGCGGTTCCCGAGAGCGTCCGCTCCGCGTTCCGCAACCATGCCGAGGGGCTCGATACCGCGGCGCTCCATGCCGAACTCGCGGCCTGCGATCCGCTGATGGCCGAGCGGCTGAGGCCGACCGACCGGATGCGGATCATGCGGGCGCTCGAAATCTTCCGTGCGACCGGGCGCTCGCTGGCAAGCTTCCAGGGCGAGCGCGAGCCGGGGCCGCTTGGCGAGGGCGGGTTGCTGCGGCTGTTCATCTATCCCGAGCGCGAGGCCGTCCGCCAGCAGATCGACCGGCGTTTCGAGACGATGATCGCAGCCGGGGCGCTCGACGAGGTCGCGCGGCTGAAGGCGCGCGGGCTCGATCCGCTGCTGCCGATCATGCGCGCCCATGGCGTGCCGGGGCTGATTGCCCATCTCGACGGCGAGATCACGCTGGAAGAGGCGATCCAACGCGGACAGGCCGATACGCGTGCCTATGCCAAGCGACAGGTGACGTGGTTTCGGCATCAGATGGCGGGATGGCGTGCGGTTGCGCCGGCCGAGGCGCTGGCAGTCGCCAGCGAAGAGCTCGCGATCTGA
- the ilvC gene encoding ketol-acid reductoisomerase codes for MRVYYDRDADINLIKGKKVLIVGYGSQGHAHALNLRDSGVKDVAIALKEGSATRKKAEGAGFKVFTPTEGAKWADVIMMLTPDELQADIYRDELAANMKQGAALLFAHGLNVHFNLIEPRKDLDVLMVAPKGPGHTVRSEYERGGGVPTLIAIHQDATGNAHDLGLSYASANGGGRAGIIETTFKEECETDLFGEQVVLCGGLVELIKAGYETLTEAGYAPEMAYFECLHEVKLIVDLIYEGGIANMNYSISNTAEYGEYVTGPRIITPETKAEMKRVLNDIQSGKFTRDWMLENKVNQTSFKATRARMAAHPIEEVGAKLRDMMPWIKAKALVDKSKN; via the coding sequence ATGCGCGTCTATTACGATCGTGATGCCGACATCAATCTGATCAAGGGCAAGAAGGTCCTCATCGTCGGCTACGGCTCGCAGGGCCATGCCCATGCGCTCAACCTGCGCGACTCCGGCGTCAAGGATGTCGCGATCGCGTTGAAGGAAGGCTCCGCCACCCGCAAGAAGGCTGAGGGCGCAGGCTTCAAGGTCTTCACCCCGACGGAAGGCGCCAAGTGGGCCGACGTCATCATGATGCTGACGCCGGACGAGCTGCAGGCCGACATCTATCGCGACGAGCTCGCCGCCAACATGAAGCAGGGCGCTGCGCTGCTGTTCGCGCACGGCCTCAACGTCCATTTCAACCTGATCGAGCCGCGCAAGGACCTCGACGTGCTGATGGTCGCGCCGAAGGGCCCGGGCCACACTGTCCGTTCCGAGTACGAGCGCGGCGGCGGCGTGCCGACCCTGATCGCGATCCACCAGGACGCTACCGGCAATGCCCATGATCTCGGCCTCTCCTACGCCTCGGCCAATGGCGGCGGCCGCGCCGGCATTATCGAGACCACCTTCAAGGAAGAGTGCGAGACCGACCTGTTCGGCGAGCAGGTCGTGCTCTGCGGCGGCCTCGTCGAGCTGATCAAGGCCGGCTACGAGACGCTGACCGAGGCGGGCTATGCCCCCGAGATGGCCTATTTCGAGTGCCTCCACGAGGTGAAGCTGATCGTCGACCTCATCTATGAGGGCGGCATCGCCAACATGAACTACTCGATCTCGAACACCGCCGAGTATGGCGAGTACGTCACCGGCCCGCGCATCATCACGCCTGAGACCAAGGCCGAGATGAAGCGCGTCCTCAACGACATCCAGTCCGGCAAGTTCACCCGCGACTGGATGCTCGAGAACAAGGTCAACCAGACCTCGTTCAAGGCGACCCGCGCCCGCATGGCCGCTCATCCGATCGAGGAAGTCGGCGCCAAGCTGCGTGACATGATGCCGTGGATCAAGGCCAAGGCGCTGGTCGACAAGTCGAAGAATTGA
- a CDS encoding glutathione S-transferase family protein, producing the protein MKLLIGNKCYSSWSLRAWLLLRAKGIGFTEKLIPLDEPGFKAAIFAEAPGSGGTVPTLVDGDVAVWETLAIVEYLHETHPEAGIWPRDAAARAHARAASSEMHAGFTALRGACPMNLGKRFSKRDRGPGVARDVERITALWRQARERFGGQGPFLYGEFSAADAMYAPVVTRLDTYGIAVDPVSQDYMRAVLALPAYREWLAAALDEPWIVAQDEVDEPALVDLRQS; encoded by the coding sequence ATGAAGCTGCTCATCGGCAACAAATGCTACTCCTCCTGGTCGCTCAGAGCCTGGCTGCTGCTGCGCGCCAAGGGGATAGGCTTTACCGAAAAGCTCATCCCGCTCGACGAGCCCGGCTTCAAGGCGGCGATCTTCGCTGAAGCTCCCGGCAGCGGCGGCACCGTGCCGACGCTGGTCGATGGTGATGTCGCCGTCTGGGAGACGCTGGCCATCGTCGAATATCTGCATGAGACCCATCCCGAGGCCGGGATCTGGCCGCGCGATGCCGCTGCCCGCGCCCATGCGCGCGCCGCGTCCAGCGAGATGCATGCCGGCTTCACCGCGCTGCGCGGCGCCTGCCCGATGAATCTCGGCAAGCGTTTCTCGAAGCGCGACCGCGGTCCGGGCGTTGCCCGCGACGTCGAGCGCATCACCGCATTGTGGCGGCAGGCGCGCGAGCGCTTCGGCGGGCAGGGGCCGTTCCTCTACGGCGAATTCTCGGCGGCGGACGCGATGTATGCGCCGGTGGTCACCCGGCTCGACACCTATGGCATCGCCGTCGATCCGGTCTCGCAGGACTACATGCGCGCTGTCCTCGCGCTGCCCGCCTATCGCGAATGGCTCGCCGCCGCGCTGGACGAGCCCTGGATCGTAGCCCAGGACGAGGTGGACGAGCCCGCCCTCGTCGATCTGCGCCAATCTTGA